The Cellulomonas wangleii genome includes a region encoding these proteins:
- a CDS encoding polysaccharide biosynthesis tyrosine autokinase, protein MTVQEYTGALARHWVVIVLTALAGGVVGYLYAASQPAQYRSTASVMLAAQQGESPVDLLQGATYVQNLMASYTVLASSPLVLEHAIEDLGLATTPSDLARQVRVDSPLDTSVIEISVAQPSPQEARAVADAVAASLADAVPQVSPRGAQEASAVRVTVIAPATAAQAPVAPNTRFLVASGLLLGALLGCAYAVLRRVLDTRPASAEEAARAADAPVLAELPATPPGVGPAAEMTADPAGAQAEAFRSLLATLLPGDAAQPRQVLLVASGDAEEGRSAVALGLAVALAGLGRRVLLVDADLRHPTVARATGLPPAPGLTDVLAGDASAAVGRPWGPDRLTVLTSGPLPSDPGPLLASDALAAVLRDARAAYDHVVLDSPPALALSDALWLASRADGVLVVVRPGTTRGRRLRRTVARLRLAGGHVLGLVLGGAPLRTRARYAERLRPPSPRRPAAVPGPAEPVPVPVPAGAARGVGEPSPTPAARAGGDEGAA, encoded by the coding sequence ATGACGGTCCAGGAGTACACCGGCGCGCTGGCCCGCCACTGGGTGGTGATCGTGCTGACGGCGCTCGCGGGCGGCGTGGTCGGCTACCTCTACGCGGCCTCGCAGCCCGCGCAGTACCGGTCGACCGCGTCCGTGATGCTCGCCGCGCAGCAGGGCGAGTCGCCGGTCGACCTGCTGCAGGGCGCCACCTACGTCCAGAACCTCATGGCGTCCTACACGGTGCTGGCGTCCTCGCCGCTGGTGCTGGAGCACGCCATCGAGGACCTGGGGCTCGCGACGACCCCGAGCGACCTGGCCCGCCAGGTGCGCGTGGACTCGCCGCTCGACACGTCGGTCATCGAGATCTCGGTGGCGCAGCCGTCGCCGCAGGAGGCCCGGGCCGTCGCGGACGCGGTGGCGGCGAGCCTGGCGGACGCGGTCCCGCAGGTGTCGCCGCGCGGCGCGCAGGAGGCCTCCGCCGTGCGGGTGACCGTCATCGCACCGGCCACCGCGGCGCAGGCGCCGGTCGCGCCCAACACCCGGTTCCTCGTGGCGAGCGGGCTGCTGCTGGGCGCGCTCCTCGGGTGCGCCTACGCCGTCCTGCGGCGGGTGCTCGACACCCGGCCGGCGAGCGCCGAGGAGGCGGCCCGCGCGGCGGACGCCCCCGTGCTCGCGGAGCTGCCGGCCACGCCACCCGGCGTCGGCCCGGCGGCCGAGATGACCGCGGACCCGGCGGGTGCCCAGGCGGAGGCGTTCCGCTCCCTGCTCGCGACGCTGCTGCCGGGGGACGCCGCGCAGCCGCGGCAGGTGCTGCTCGTCGCGTCGGGTGACGCCGAGGAGGGTCGCAGCGCCGTCGCGCTCGGGCTCGCGGTCGCCCTGGCCGGCCTGGGGCGCCGCGTCCTGCTCGTCGACGCCGACCTGCGGCACCCGACCGTCGCCCGGGCCACCGGGCTGCCGCCCGCGCCGGGCCTGACCGACGTCCTGGCGGGGGACGCGTCGGCCGCGGTGGGGCGTCCCTGGGGCCCGGACCGGCTCACGGTGCTGACCAGCGGCCCGCTGCCGTCCGACCCGGGGCCGCTGCTCGCGTCCGACGCGCTCGCCGCGGTGCTGCGCGACGCCCGCGCGGCGTACGACCACGTGGTGCTCGACAGCCCGCCGGCCCTCGCGCTGAGCGACGCCCTGTGGCTCGCGTCCCGGGCCGACGGCGTGCTGGTCGTGGTCCGGCCGGGGACGACGCGCGGGCGCCGGCTGCGACGGACGGTCGCGCGGCTGCGCCTGGCCGGCGGGCACGTCCTCGGCCTCGTGCTCGGTGGCGCGCCGCTGCGGACGCGCGCGCGGTACGCCGAGCGGCTGCGCCCGCCCTCGCCGCGGCGACCGGCCGCGGTGCCCGGGCCGGCCGAGCCCGTCCCCGTCCCCGTCCCGGCCGGTGCGGCGCGTGGCGTCGGTGAGCCGTCACCCACCCCGGCGGCCCGCGCCGGTGGTGACGAGGGTGCGGCGTGA
- a CDS encoding lipopolysaccharide biosynthesis protein — MRAVWGDLVRTAGARAGVVALGGLLGVVSTRVVIEHFGVAAYAQYGLLNGLRNLLPFADLGIGAVVLNAVAHADDPARARSVHRVLTTAFRLLTVSGLVVAALCVVVQVGGWWPLLLGDGLTPGGDVVATLCLALFGLSLPLGVGSRILVGLRRTAAQTVLQGLVSPLFLAGVLALTLLGRAAGDWVALVSYAAASVVSAVVLAVAARVVAPQVGRALRDVPRVRAVPGVPVAATAVPMLVQSVAMPVAMQTDRLFLSHLASTDALAQYVFAGQMFGLVMQVVLSAGLSLWPHFARARAQDDVVAPFRLSVAFGVAAVLALGVLVLALPALEALVTDGALHLGAGVVLGWCGFVLVQAVLYPVGMYMTDEAGLRFQVVPVLSMCVSNVLLTWWLVGRLGAAGPVLASALAVLVCQLVPGVRYVRRDVARRASQGPAGVSSVPAADRR, encoded by the coding sequence GTGAGGGCGGTGTGGGGGGACCTGGTGCGCACCGCCGGGGCCCGCGCGGGCGTCGTCGCGCTCGGCGGGCTGCTCGGGGTCGTCAGCACCCGCGTCGTCATCGAGCACTTCGGGGTGGCCGCCTACGCCCAGTACGGCCTGCTCAACGGCCTGCGCAACCTGCTGCCGTTCGCCGACCTGGGGATCGGCGCGGTCGTCCTGAACGCCGTCGCGCACGCCGACGACCCGGCGCGGGCGCGCAGCGTCCACCGGGTGCTGACCACAGCCTTCCGGCTGCTGACGGTGTCCGGGCTGGTCGTCGCCGCGCTGTGCGTCGTGGTGCAGGTGGGCGGGTGGTGGCCGCTGCTGCTGGGGGACGGCCTGACGCCCGGCGGTGACGTCGTCGCGACGCTCTGCCTCGCGCTGTTCGGGCTGTCGCTGCCGCTGGGTGTCGGCAGCAGGATCCTGGTCGGGCTGCGGCGGACGGCGGCGCAGACGGTGCTGCAGGGTCTGGTCTCGCCGCTGTTCCTCGCCGGTGTCCTGGCGCTCACGCTCCTGGGCCGGGCGGCCGGTGACTGGGTGGCGCTGGTCTCGTACGCGGCCGCGTCGGTGGTCTCGGCGGTCGTCCTCGCCGTCGCCGCGCGGGTCGTCGCCCCCCAGGTGGGCCGGGCGCTGCGCGACGTGCCGCGGGTCCGGGCCGTGCCGGGGGTGCCCGTCGCGGCGACGGCCGTGCCGATGCTCGTGCAGTCGGTCGCGATGCCCGTGGCGATGCAGACCGACCGGCTGTTCCTCTCGCACCTGGCGAGCACGGACGCGCTCGCGCAGTACGTCTTCGCCGGGCAGATGTTCGGCCTGGTCATGCAGGTCGTGCTGTCCGCCGGGCTGAGCCTGTGGCCCCACTTCGCCCGTGCCCGGGCGCAGGACGACGTGGTGGCGCCGTTCCGCCTCAGCGTGGCGTTCGGGGTCGCGGCGGTGCTCGCGCTGGGCGTCCTGGTGCTCGCGCTGCCCGCGCTCGAGGCGCTGGTGACCGACGGTGCGCTGCACCTCGGCGCCGGGGTCGTCCTCGGGTGGTGCGGGTTCGTGCTGGTGCAGGCGGTCCTGTACCCCGTCGGCATGTACATGACGGACGAGGCGGGGCTGCGCTTCCAGGTGGTGCCGGTGCTGAGCATGTGCGTGAGCAACGTGCTGCTCACGTGGTGGCTGGTGGGGCGCCTCGGTGCGGCCGGGCCCGTGCTCGCGTCGGCGCTCGCGGTGCTGGTCTGCCAGCTGGTCCCGGGGGTGCGGTACGTCCGGCGCGACGTGGCGCGCCGCGCGTCGCAGGGCCCCGCGGGGGTGTCGTCCGTGCCCGCGGCGGACCGCCGGTAG
- a CDS encoding O-fucosyltransferase family protein, which produces MSAARGTVVSVMPRHAGLGNRMRALLGARSLARREARGFAYVWPTGRSFGAQLRDLWDDDARDDAAQDRARDDALRRLPGVAHRALRLRYPHRDWSLHWLDDARDERVWLVRTGHALVLPDDAQPWPHLLRELRPAPAVADRVVRLARRLAGEPYVGVMVRAHHASHPETLRWSPVGWFVERMRRIEQEQPGVRFLLSCDVPRVQHELLAAFPGAVAQDDKGAYNSRHGLVAAVADLYLLAGASHLLGPHYSSFPELAVHLAGPPRVLETSRTPTRDGLPLVTVPDPLRPHVGRRDVAAGSTARDQHTD; this is translated from the coding sequence GTGAGCGCCGCGCGCGGCACCGTCGTGTCGGTGATGCCCCGCCACGCCGGCCTGGGCAACCGCATGCGGGCCCTGCTGGGGGCGCGGTCGCTCGCGCGGCGCGAGGCGCGGGGGTTCGCGTACGTGTGGCCCACGGGGCGGTCCTTCGGCGCGCAGCTCAGGGACCTGTGGGACGACGACGCACGGGACGACGCTGCACAGGACCGCGCACGCGACGACGCGCTGCGCCGGCTGCCGGGCGTCGCGCACCGGGCGCTGCGCCTGCGGTACCCCCACCGCGACTGGTCGCTGCACTGGCTGGACGACGCGCGGGACGAGCGGGTGTGGCTGGTCCGCACCGGGCACGCGCTCGTGCTGCCCGACGACGCCCAGCCGTGGCCCCACCTGCTGCGCGAGCTGCGGCCGGCCCCCGCGGTCGCCGACCGGGTGGTCCGGCTCGCGCGGCGCCTGGCGGGCGAGCCGTACGTCGGCGTGATGGTGCGGGCCCACCACGCGTCGCACCCCGAGACGCTGCGGTGGTCGCCGGTCGGGTGGTTCGTCGAGCGCATGCGCCGGATCGAGCAGGAGCAGCCGGGGGTCCGGTTCCTCCTCTCGTGCGACGTCCCGCGGGTGCAGCACGAGCTCCTCGCGGCGTTCCCCGGTGCCGTGGCGCAGGACGACAAGGGCGCGTACAACTCGCGCCACGGGCTCGTCGCGGCCGTCGCGGACCTGTACCTGCTGGCCGGGGCCAGCCACCTGCTGGGACCGCACTACTCGAGCTTCCCCGAGCTGGCGGTGCACCTCGCCGGACCGCCGCGGGTGCTCGAGACGTCGCGGACGCCGACGCGCGACGGTCTGCCGCTCGTCACGGTGCCGGACCCGCTGCGCCCGCACGTGGGGCGCAGGGACGTCGCCGCCGGGTCGACCGCGCGCGACCAGCACACGGACTGA
- a CDS encoding glycosyltransferase family 39 protein yields the protein MSADGTLGAPAGVERETATAAGTRAPAGTGTSAGTGTSAGTGTWADRVSFARSSTVLVAAYLASRVLVLGAVDLARRQQDLGWTRALAPWDGPFYLSIAAHGYPDVVPAADQPDLATAAFFPLFPLLVRGVAEVTGAPLVAAGIALNLLLGVAAVVAVHAAGRTVLSAGTAFLAALVVVAMPGAATFSLLMADPLFVALAAWCLVLLARHRWLGAGLVAVAGTATRPNAVGLVAAAAVASYLALRRDRDVTSLVAPALAPLGTLGYWAYLWWRTGQPDAWFVVQERFWHQQLDFGVQFAYLVTGFSELVHDHTYLVMWSGFLWLAVVAWAVWRGARIPAVPTAYTAVLLGQMLAYSGLGPRPRFLLAAFPLVWLVVQRLGRRLVLLLCGMLLTAQVLLAWAYTSQYVIP from the coding sequence GTGAGCGCGGACGGCACGCTCGGCGCCCCCGCGGGTGTCGAGCGGGAGACGGCCACGGCGGCCGGCACCCGGGCCCCGGCGGGCACAGGCACGTCGGCAGGCACAGGCACGTCGGCAGGCACAGGCACGTGGGCCGACCGGGTGTCGTTCGCCCGCAGCAGCACGGTGCTCGTCGCGGCGTACCTGGCGTCCCGCGTGCTCGTGCTCGGGGCGGTCGACCTGGCGCGCCGGCAGCAGGACCTCGGGTGGACCCGGGCGCTGGCGCCCTGGGACGGGCCGTTCTACCTGTCGATCGCCGCGCACGGCTACCCCGACGTCGTCCCGGCGGCGGACCAGCCGGACCTGGCGACCGCGGCGTTCTTCCCCCTGTTCCCGCTGCTGGTGCGCGGGGTCGCGGAGGTGACCGGCGCCCCGCTGGTCGCGGCGGGGATCGCGCTGAACCTGCTGCTGGGGGTCGCGGCCGTCGTCGCGGTGCACGCGGCCGGCCGCACCGTGCTGTCGGCGGGGACGGCGTTCCTCGCGGCGCTCGTGGTCGTGGCCATGCCGGGCGCGGCGACGTTCTCGCTGCTCATGGCGGACCCGCTGTTCGTGGCCCTGGCCGCGTGGTGCCTGGTGCTGCTCGCGCGCCACCGCTGGCTCGGCGCCGGCCTGGTGGCCGTGGCGGGCACCGCGACGCGGCCCAACGCGGTCGGGCTGGTCGCGGCCGCGGCCGTCGCGTCGTACCTCGCGCTGCGCCGGGACCGGGACGTCACGAGCCTGGTCGCCCCGGCCCTGGCCCCGCTCGGCACGCTCGGGTACTGGGCCTACCTGTGGTGGCGCACGGGACAGCCGGACGCCTGGTTCGTCGTGCAGGAGCGCTTCTGGCACCAGCAGCTCGACTTCGGGGTCCAGTTCGCGTACCTCGTCACGGGCTTCTCCGAGCTGGTCCACGACCACACCTACCTGGTGATGTGGTCGGGCTTCCTCTGGCTGGCGGTGGTCGCGTGGGCCGTGTGGCGCGGGGCGCGCATCCCCGCGGTCCCCACCGCGTACACCGCGGTCCTGCTGGGCCAGATGCTCGCCTACAGCGGCCTGGGACCGCGCCCCCGGTTCCTGCTGGCGGCGTTCCCGCTGGTCTGGCTGGTCGTGCAGCGCTTGGGCCGGCGGCTCGTGCTGCTGCTGTGCGGGATGCTGCTGACCGCCCAGGTGCTGCTCGCGTGGGCCTACACCTCGCAGTACGTGATCCCGTGA
- a CDS encoding acyltransferase family protein: MRFEGVQALRFVAAFLVLVTHASFYASARLDPSVGTWWFGAVGVDVFFVISGFVMMVSTPGLSRDGDGALRFGYRRVIRIAPMYWIATTVKILTVMAVPTVALHPDLSPGRVLASYFFLPTRGPTGETGVILGVGWTLVFEMLFYLLFTLGLALRLDPMLFSGGALMLVAAGSFLRPETGWPVWSYHFSFIVVYFVIGMALGRLVLSERLRPHTPRVAAGAVAATLVIALLPGGVAWENSSPLRVVAVTAFVTCVVAAEPLLRGRLPRPALFLGDASYSLYLFHPLVGPVVPVVLARAGLIDHTVATVLTIVLAVAAGAFLFRFVERPVTGRLRGLEPRVARVVLRRRQPAPAAVPADATARPDTAT, translated from the coding sequence ATGCGGTTCGAGGGTGTGCAGGCCCTGCGGTTCGTCGCGGCGTTCCTCGTCCTGGTCACGCACGCGTCGTTCTACGCCTCGGCCCGGCTCGACCCGTCCGTGGGCACCTGGTGGTTCGGCGCGGTCGGGGTGGACGTCTTCTTCGTCATCTCGGGCTTCGTCATGATGGTGAGCACCCCCGGACTGTCGCGCGACGGCGACGGCGCCCTGCGGTTCGGCTACCGCCGGGTGATCCGGATCGCACCGATGTACTGGATCGCCACGACCGTGAAGATCCTCACCGTCATGGCGGTCCCGACGGTCGCGCTGCACCCGGACCTGTCCCCCGGCCGCGTCCTGGCGTCCTACTTCTTCCTGCCGACGCGCGGGCCCACGGGCGAGACCGGCGTCATCCTCGGTGTCGGGTGGACGCTCGTGTTCGAGATGCTGTTCTACCTGCTCTTCACGCTGGGCCTCGCGCTCCGGCTGGATCCGATGCTGTTCTCCGGCGGCGCGCTGATGCTGGTCGCCGCCGGCTCGTTCCTGCGCCCCGAGACCGGGTGGCCGGTGTGGTCGTACCACTTCAGCTTCATCGTCGTGTACTTCGTCATCGGCATGGCACTGGGCCGGCTGGTGCTCTCCGAGCGGCTGCGCCCGCACACGCCGCGCGTCGCGGCCGGGGCGGTCGCCGCGACGCTCGTCATCGCGTTGCTGCCCGGCGGCGTGGCCTGGGAGAACAGCTCACCGCTGCGCGTCGTGGCGGTCACGGCGTTCGTCACGTGCGTCGTGGCCGCCGAGCCGCTGCTGCGCGGCCGCCTGCCACGGCCCGCGCTGTTCCTCGGCGACGCCTCGTACTCGCTCTACCTGTTCCACCCGCTCGTCGGACCGGTCGTGCCGGTGGTGCTGGCGCGCGCGGGGCTCATCGACCACACGGTCGCGACCGTCCTCACCATCGTGCTGGCGGTCGCGGCCGGGGCGTTCCTGTTCCGGTTCGTCGAGCGTCCCGTGACCGGCCGGCTGCGGGGCCTGGAGCCCCGGGTGGCGCGCGTCGTCCTGCGACGTCGGCAGCCCGCGCCGGCCGCTGTGCCGGCGGACGCCACGGCCCGGCCGGACACGGCGACGTGA
- the mfd gene encoding transcription-repair coupling factor, with translation MDLTGLLPALLGDPAAAEAVASVRARGELDVVGPAGIRPPLLAALAGAHPTAGAGTQGAAGRPLVVVTATGRDADELAGALRCYLPDDDVAVLPSWETLPHERLSPRSDTVARRLAVFRRLAHPDPEPGPSGPVRVLVMPVRALLQPVVEGLGELVPVEVHTGDTVDLDDLAQRLVDAAYTRVDMVERRGEFAVRGGILDVFPPTEDHPLRIELWGEDVEEIRWFSVADQRSLEVADHGLWAPPCREILLTDAVRARAASLREQLPGALDMLDRLAEGIAVEGMESLAPVLVDRMVPVLDLVPEESLLVVVDPERVRRRAHDLVATTREFLEAAWTSAAAGAATPLDLSAASFASFAEVRGLAAVRALGWWTLSGFTLDADAVTGDGGASDGPGAEGDVRTLVVGAREVERYRGDVARAVDDVRRLQHDGWRLVLATDGHGPAQRMVEQLRAADVPARLVATVPDEPEGGVVLVTPAPVGPGFVHEGLHLAVFSEADLTGRAGSSTRDMRRMPSRRRNVVDPLQLRPGDFVVHEQHGVGRFVELVQRTIGSGASAATREYLVVEYASSKRGQPGDRLYVPTDQLDQVTKYVGGESPTLNRMGGSDWQKTKGRARKAVKEIAAELIRLYSARMATPGHAFGPDTPWQRELEDAFAYVETPDQLATIDEVKADMEKTVPMDRLVCGDVGYGKTEIAVRAAFKAVQDGKQVAVLVPTTLLVQQHLDTFTERYAPYPVNVKALSRFQSAKESTEVIDGLADGSVDVVIGTHRLITGSVRFKDLGLVIIDEEQRFGVEHKETLKALRTNVDVLAMSATPIPRTLEMAVTGIREMSTLATPPEERHPVLTFVGPYEEKQISAAIRRELLREGQVFFVHNKVESIERVASRLNELVPEARIAVAHGKMGEHRLEQVIVDFWEKKFDVLVCTTIVETGLDISNANTLILERADRLGLSQLHQLRGRVGRGRERAYAYFLYPPEVPLTETAHDRLQTIAAHTDLGAGMAVAMKDLEIRGAGNLLGGEQSGHIEGVGFDLYVRMVGEAVASFKGEAAEELPDVTIELPVDAHVPHDYIAHERLRLEAYRKIAAATDEATLREVHAELVDRYGPVPAAVDNLFEVAQFRLHVRAAGIADVTAQGRFVRFAPVELPESAQLRLKRLYPGSVLKPAVRTVLVPFPTTARIGGKPLHGREVLTWARQFIDAVVRGDVSAAAAAGTAAR, from the coding sequence ATGGATCTCACCGGCCTCCTGCCCGCTCTCCTCGGCGACCCCGCCGCCGCCGAGGCGGTCGCCTCCGTGCGCGCGCGCGGTGAGCTCGACGTCGTCGGGCCCGCCGGCATCCGGCCCCCGCTGCTCGCGGCGCTGGCCGGTGCCCACCCGACCGCGGGTGCCGGCACGCAGGGCGCCGCGGGCCGGCCGCTCGTCGTGGTCACCGCCACGGGTCGCGACGCGGACGAGCTGGCGGGCGCGCTGCGCTGCTACCTCCCCGACGACGACGTCGCCGTCCTCCCGAGCTGGGAGACGCTGCCGCACGAGCGGCTGAGCCCCCGGTCGGACACGGTGGCGCGCCGCCTCGCGGTGTTCCGCCGCCTGGCGCACCCGGACCCCGAGCCCGGGCCGTCCGGTCCCGTGCGGGTGCTGGTCATGCCGGTGCGGGCGCTGCTGCAGCCGGTGGTCGAGGGGCTGGGCGAGCTGGTTCCGGTCGAGGTGCACACGGGTGACACGGTCGACCTCGACGACCTCGCCCAGCGGCTCGTCGACGCCGCGTACACGCGCGTGGACATGGTCGAGCGACGCGGGGAGTTCGCCGTGCGCGGCGGCATCCTCGACGTGTTCCCGCCCACCGAGGACCATCCGCTGCGCATCGAGCTGTGGGGCGAGGACGTCGAGGAGATCCGCTGGTTCTCCGTGGCCGACCAGCGCAGCCTCGAGGTGGCCGACCACGGCCTGTGGGCCCCGCCGTGCCGGGAGATCCTGCTGACGGACGCGGTCCGCGCCCGTGCCGCGTCGCTGCGCGAGCAGCTGCCCGGGGCGCTGGACATGCTCGACAGGCTGGCCGAGGGGATCGCCGTCGAGGGCATGGAGTCCCTCGCCCCGGTGCTGGTCGACCGGATGGTGCCCGTGCTCGACCTGGTGCCCGAGGAGTCGCTGCTGGTCGTCGTCGACCCCGAGCGCGTGCGTCGCCGGGCGCACGACCTGGTGGCCACGACCCGGGAGTTCCTCGAGGCCGCGTGGACGTCGGCCGCGGCGGGTGCGGCCACGCCGCTGGACCTGTCGGCGGCGTCCTTCGCGTCGTTCGCCGAGGTGCGCGGGCTGGCCGCGGTGCGCGCGCTGGGCTGGTGGACGCTGTCGGGCTTCACGCTCGACGCGGACGCGGTGACCGGCGACGGCGGGGCGTCGGACGGGCCGGGCGCGGAGGGCGACGTCCGCACCCTCGTCGTCGGGGCGCGCGAGGTCGAGCGGTACCGCGGTGACGTCGCGCGGGCCGTCGACGACGTCCGCCGCCTGCAGCACGACGGGTGGCGGCTGGTGCTCGCGACCGACGGCCACGGCCCGGCGCAGCGCATGGTCGAGCAGCTCCGGGCGGCCGACGTCCCGGCACGCCTGGTCGCCACCGTCCCGGACGAGCCCGAGGGCGGGGTCGTGCTGGTCACGCCCGCGCCGGTCGGCCCCGGGTTCGTGCACGAGGGCCTGCACCTCGCGGTGTTCAGCGAGGCCGACCTCACGGGGCGGGCCGGGTCGAGCACCCGCGACATGCGCCGCATGCCGAGCCGGCGGCGCAACGTCGTCGACCCGCTGCAGCTGCGCCCCGGCGACTTCGTGGTGCACGAGCAGCACGGTGTCGGGCGGTTCGTCGAGCTGGTGCAGCGCACGATCGGCTCGGGCGCGTCGGCGGCGACCCGCGAGTACCTGGTGGTCGAGTACGCGTCGAGCAAGCGCGGCCAGCCGGGGGACCGGCTGTACGTGCCCACCGACCAGCTGGACCAGGTCACGAAGTACGTCGGCGGCGAGTCCCCGACGCTCAACCGCATGGGCGGCTCGGACTGGCAGAAGACCAAGGGCCGCGCGCGCAAGGCCGTCAAGGAGATCGCGGCCGAGCTGATCCGGCTGTACTCGGCGCGCATGGCGACGCCGGGCCACGCGTTCGGCCCCGACACGCCCTGGCAGCGCGAGCTCGAGGACGCGTTCGCGTACGTCGAGACGCCGGACCAGCTGGCCACGATCGACGAGGTCAAGGCCGACATGGAGAAGACGGTCCCCATGGACCGCCTGGTCTGCGGCGACGTCGGCTACGGCAAGACGGAGATCGCGGTGCGCGCGGCGTTCAAGGCCGTGCAGGACGGCAAGCAGGTCGCCGTGCTGGTGCCGACGACGCTGCTGGTGCAGCAGCACCTCGACACGTTCACCGAGCGGTACGCGCCGTACCCGGTGAACGTGAAGGCGCTGTCCCGGTTCCAGAGCGCCAAGGAGTCGACCGAGGTCATCGACGGGCTGGCGGACGGGTCCGTCGACGTCGTCATCGGCACGCACCGGCTCATCACCGGCAGCGTGCGGTTCAAGGACCTGGGGCTCGTCATCATCGACGAGGAGCAGCGCTTCGGCGTCGAGCACAAGGAGACGCTCAAGGCGCTGCGCACCAACGTCGACGTGCTCGCGATGAGCGCGACGCCGATCCCGCGCACGCTCGAGATGGCCGTCACGGGCATCCGCGAGATGTCGACGCTGGCCACGCCGCCGGAGGAGCGCCACCCGGTGCTGACGTTCGTCGGGCCGTACGAGGAGAAGCAGATCTCGGCCGCGATCCGGCGTGAGCTGCTGCGCGAGGGTCAGGTCTTCTTCGTGCACAACAAGGTCGAGTCGATCGAGCGTGTGGCGTCGCGGCTCAACGAGCTCGTGCCCGAGGCCCGCATCGCGGTCGCCCACGGCAAGATGGGTGAGCACCGGCTCGAGCAGGTCATCGTCGACTTCTGGGAGAAGAAGTTCGACGTGCTGGTCTGCACGACGATCGTCGAGACCGGCCTGGACATCTCGAACGCGAACACCCTCATCCTCGAGCGGGCCGACCGGCTCGGGCTCTCGCAGCTGCACCAGCTGCGCGGGCGCGTGGGCCGCGGGCGCGAGCGGGCGTACGCGTACTTCCTGTACCCGCCGGAGGTGCCGCTCACCGAGACCGCGCACGACCGCCTGCAGACCATCGCCGCGCACACCGACCTCGGCGCCGGCATGGCCGTGGCCATGAAGGACCTCGAGATCCGCGGTGCGGGCAACCTGCTGGGCGGGGAGCAGTCCGGGCACATCGAGGGCGTCGGGTTCGACCTGTACGTGCGCATGGTGGGCGAGGCGGTCGCGTCGTTCAAGGGTGAGGCGGCCGAGGAGCTGCCCGACGTCACGATCGAGCTGCCCGTCGACGCGCACGTGCCGCACGACTACATCGCCCACGAGCGGCTGCGTCTGGAGGCGTACCGCAAGATCGCCGCAGCGACCGACGAGGCGACGCTGCGCGAGGTGCACGCCGAGCTCGTCGACCGGTACGGGCCGGTGCCCGCCGCCGTCGACAACCTCTTCGAGGTCGCGCAGTTCCGGCTGCACGTGCGGGCCGCCGGCATCGCGGACGTCACCGCGCAGGGCCGGTTCGTGCGGTTCGCGCCGGTCGAGCTGCCGGAGTCCGCGCAGCTGCGGCTCAAGCGGCTGTACCCGGGGTCGGTGCTCAAGCCGGCGGTGCGCACGGTGCTCGTGCCGTTCCCGACCACCGCGCGCATCGGCGGCAAGCCGCTGCACGGGCGCGAGGTGCTCACGTGGGCGCGGCAGTTCATCGACGCGGTGGTCCGCGGGGACGTCTCGGCCGCGGCGGCCGCGGGCACGGCGGCGCGCTGA
- a CDS encoding MazG family protein: MTGPAPQGPPAPQDPATSADVGRRAAALARVVEVMDRLRSPGGCPWYAEQTHASLLPYAVEEAHELVEAVEAGDRAGMREELGDLLLQVLVHARLASEDPDEPFDVGDVADALAAKLVRRNPHVFTTGDAEELDARAVDARWEGLKRAEKPGRTSVLDGVPASLGALARAQRLVVRGDRAGLLDRAAAPVASTAPGGRRDPDGTTAPVAPPATPEAVGDALLALVVAAHAGGVDAETALRAATARWECVARDVEHRPVEHRPAEHLPVEHRPAEHLPVEH, translated from the coding sequence ATGACCGGTCCGGCGCCGCAGGGTCCGCCGGCGCCGCAGGACCCCGCGACGTCGGCCGATGTCGGGCGGAGGGCCGCAGCGCTCGCGCGCGTCGTCGAGGTGATGGACCGGCTGCGCTCGCCCGGCGGCTGCCCCTGGTACGCGGAGCAGACGCACGCGTCGCTGCTGCCGTACGCGGTCGAGGAGGCGCACGAGCTGGTCGAGGCCGTCGAGGCCGGCGACCGCGCCGGGATGCGCGAGGAGCTCGGGGACCTGCTGCTGCAGGTGCTGGTCCACGCCCGCCTGGCCTCCGAGGACCCCGACGAGCCGTTCGACGTCGGCGACGTCGCGGACGCGCTCGCGGCCAAGCTGGTGCGGCGCAACCCGCACGTCTTCACGACGGGGGATGCCGAGGAGCTCGACGCGCGCGCGGTCGACGCCCGGTGGGAGGGGCTCAAGCGCGCCGAGAAGCCCGGGCGCACGTCCGTCCTCGACGGCGTCCCCGCGTCGCTCGGCGCGCTCGCGCGGGCCCAGCGGCTCGTCGTCCGCGGGGACCGTGCCGGTCTGCTCGACCGTGCTGCTGCGCCCGTCGCGTCGACCGCGCCGGGCGGCCGCCGCGACCCCGACGGCACGACGGCCCCGGTCGCACCGCCGGCCACCCCGGAGGCCGTCGGCGACGCGCTCCTGGCCCTCGTCGTCGCCGCCCACGCCGGGGGAGTCGACGCGGAGACGGCGCTGCGCGCGGCGACGGCCAGGTGGGAGTGCGTCGCCCGCGACGTCGAGCACCGACCGGTCGAGCACCGACCAGCCGAGCACCTCCCGGTCGAGCACCGACCAGCCGAGCACCTCCCGGTCGAGCACTGA